A section of the Campylobacter lanienae NCTC 13004 genome encodes:
- a CDS encoding RDD family protein — MKESLEERLYRENITIASINRRILAYAIDDIIISVLFMLIYWDFIAKTSAIGVEATLNAISGLFWQIALMKVIYHTFFIWYYAATPGKMICKIVCIDTVMLSRPSLSSSFLRACVRLLSESLFYIGFLWAFGNSQRQTWQDKLAKTVVCNAY, encoded by the coding sequence ATGAAAGAGAGTTTAGAAGAGAGATTATATAGAGAAAATATCACTATAGCTAGTATCAATAGGCGAATTTTGGCATATGCTATAGATGATATTATCATATCTGTATTATTTATGCTTATATATTGGGATTTTATAGCTAAGACTAGCGCTATTGGGGTTGAAGCGACATTAAATGCGATATCGGGACTATTTTGGCAAATTGCGCTTATGAAGGTTATATATCATACATTTTTTATATGGTATTACGCAGCCACGCCAGGTAAGATGATCTGTAAAATAGTCTGTATAGATACAGTTATGCTATCTAGGCCAAGCCTTAGTAGTAGTTTTCTTAGGGCTTGTGTGAGACTTTTGAGTGAGAGTCTGTTTTATATCGGATTTTTATGGGCATTTGGAAATTCTCAGCGCCAAACTTGGCAAGATAAATTAGCTAAGACTGTGGTTTGTAATGCGTATTAG
- a CDS encoding LPS-assembly protein LptD, with the protein MRIRSLAFALLLCGELFGNVENVEFLASDVQKDGDIITASGNVLLYSQNYLASADSAKYDQKNNIIELFGNVSLMRGEYETSRSEYARIDLNSNEMIFENSFVMDKKKEIWLQSDESCNSDERVSITNSIVSSCNVSDPDWHIGFSSGELNKQSKFLHLYNPVFYVKNTPVMYLPYFGFSTDKTRRTGLLTPQLSYSGDEGLVYLQPIYIAEYNEWDLEFDPQIRTSRGAGIYSTLRFADSPYSSGYIRGGIFNERSDYKQKENLKNRQHAGIELGYDRDRLVAYLIDGDFQEGLWIEFINLNDIDYLNLRGRNEGNHDSLVQSRLNYFITTDNHYLGAYSKYYIDTAKIGTKYGNDDTLQELPRIQYHSFFNTFILPNLTYAFDFKYHNYTREIGASANQYEMEVPIGFQFGLFDDYLNLYLSENLYASHVDYNRAKYYNGKDFYTNNYDDIINHYHRILLESDLSRAFSEFYHTLNFKFDYIKPGYNNGDINEKLLKYYLIEDGVAYNADNLALFEDNFIDRISNTYTTERIRFEGSQFFYNQNGEKILRHSLRQSYNFDSDEMESLENRVNLYYGNLDFANKIEYSYIDNDLSKIQTGLLYKWSKFSAKVWHTYDKNYYNGNAYDKESYLSSNMSLKLPYNYEFFAGVDYDLQRDYTKMWQSGIHYKRKCWDYSLIYKEDIEPKNTSAGIESKKSQGVYLYFSFYPLGEVSYDFAIEQDNKALN; encoded by the coding sequence ATGCGTATTAGATCGCTAGCTTTTGCCTTGCTTTTGTGTGGTGAGCTTTTTGGTAATGTAGAAAATGTAGAATTTTTGGCTAGTGATGTCCAAAAAGATGGCGATATAATCACTGCTAGTGGTAATGTTTTATTGTATTCGCAAAACTACTTAGCTAGTGCTGATAGTGCTAAATATGATCAAAAAAACAATATTATAGAGCTTTTTGGTAATGTCAGCTTGATGCGTGGAGAGTATGAAACTAGTAGATCTGAGTATGCTAGGATAGATTTAAATAGTAATGAGATGATCTTTGAAAATAGCTTTGTAATGGATAAGAAAAAAGAAATTTGGCTACAAAGCGATGAGAGTTGTAATAGCGATGAGAGAGTTAGCATAACGAACTCTATAGTCTCAAGTTGTAATGTGAGCGATCCAGATTGGCATATAGGATTTAGTAGTGGCGAGCTAAATAAACAGAGTAAATTCTTACATCTATACAATCCAGTATTTTATGTCAAAAATACCCCAGTTATGTATCTACCATATTTTGGTTTTAGCACAGATAAGACTAGAAGAACAGGGCTTTTAACTCCGCAATTATCATATAGCGGGGATGAGGGGCTTGTGTATTTACAGCCTATTTATATAGCTGAGTATAATGAGTGGGATTTGGAATTTGACCCGCAAATTCGAACTAGTAGAGGCGCTGGGATATACTCTACGCTTAGATTTGCTGATTCCCCATACTCAAGTGGATATATCCGTGGTGGGATATTTAATGAAAGAAGTGATTATAAACAAAAAGAGAATTTAAAAAATAGGCAGCACGCCGGTATAGAGCTAGGATATGATCGAGATAGACTAGTTGCTTATCTAATTGATGGTGATTTTCAAGAGGGATTGTGGATTGAGTTTATAAATTTAAATGATATTGATTATCTGAATTTACGAGGGAGAAATGAGGGCAATCACGACTCACTAGTTCAATCTAGGCTAAACTATTTTATCACCACTGATAATCACTATTTAGGAGCTTATAGTAAATATTATATCGATACGGCAAAGATAGGAACTAAATACGGCAATGATGATACGCTTCAAGAGTTGCCAAGAATCCAATATCATAGCTTTTTTAATACATTTATATTGCCGAATTTAACCTATGCATTTGATTTTAAATATCATAATTACACAAGAGAGATTGGTGCTAGTGCTAATCAATATGAGATGGAAGTGCCTATTGGGTTTCAATTTGGGTTATTTGATGATTATTTAAATTTATATTTGAGTGAGAATTTATATGCTTCTCATGTAGATTATAATAGAGCTAAATATTATAATGGCAAGGATTTTTATACCAATAATTATGATGATATCATCAACCACTATCACAGAATTTTGCTAGAGAGTGATCTATCTAGGGCTTTTAGTGAGTTTTATCATACTTTAAATTTCAAATTTGATTATATAAAGCCAGGTTATAATAATGGCGATATCAATGAAAAGCTTTTGAAATATTATCTAATTGAAGATGGAGTAGCATATAATGCTGATAATTTAGCACTTTTTGAAGATAATTTCATAGATAGAATTTCAAATACCTACACAACAGAGCGTATAAGATTTGAAGGTTCGCAGTTTTTTTATAACCAAAATGGCGAAAAGATATTAAGGCATAGCCTAAGACAGAGCTATAACTTTGATAGCGATGAGATGGAGAGTTTGGAAAATAGGGTGAATTTATACTATGGAAATTTAGATTTTGCTAATAAGATAGAGTATTCTTATATAGATAATGACTTATCAAAGATCCAAACAGGCCTTTTATATAAATGGAGTAAGTTTAGCGCAAAGGTGTGGCATACATATGACAAAAACTATTATAATGGCAATGCGTATGACAAAGAGAGCTATCTAAGTAGCAATATGAGCTTGAAATTACCGTATAATTATGAGTTTTTTGCGGGAGTGGATTATGACTTACAAAGAGATTATACAAAGATGTGGCAAAGTGGAATTCACTATAAAAGAAAGTGTTGGGACTATAGCTTGATATACAAAGAAGATATCGAACCTAAAAATACAAGCGCTGGTATAGAGTCTAAAAAGAGCCAAGGAGTATATCTATACTTTAGCTTCTATCCATTAGGTGAGGTTTCATATGATTTTGCTATTGAACAAGATAATAAGGCGTTAAATTGA
- a CDS encoding phosphoribosyltransferase family protein, producing MINPNELKFKDELDAANKLLEVLPQKELIDGDFVVVCSSLDSVVLADMVANRLELSYELLFSERLYAPNNPECEIAIVSETEEIVYNSELVKAFDISLDFIYGEAHRKYEEKILKNVYKYRKGKLLENLQNRNILLVDLGCQTGITALVCIKSLINLGVKSVVYATPLIASDILSYFNTLVDSLYYAKKISNFVDVDFYYSSRVNVESVMSILEDSPHYLPLQKIQKSKGDINAV from the coding sequence TTGATAAATCCAAATGAGTTGAAATTCAAAGATGAGCTAGATGCTGCGAATAAACTATTAGAGGTATTACCACAAAAAGAGCTAATAGATGGCGATTTTGTGGTGGTTTGCTCATCATTAGATAGCGTTGTGTTAGCTGATATGGTGGCTAATAGACTTGAGCTTAGCTATGAGCTACTTTTTAGCGAGAGATTATACGCACCAAATAATCCAGAATGCGAGATCGCCATAGTGAGCGAGACTGAAGAGATAGTCTATAATAGTGAGCTAGTAAAGGCTTTTGATATTAGTTTGGATTTTATCTATGGTGAAGCGCACCGCAAATATGAAGAGAAAATTTTAAAAAATGTCTATAAATATCGCAAGGGTAAGCTTTTGGAAAATCTTCAAAATAGAAATATTTTATTAGTTGATTTGGGTTGTCAAACAGGCATTACAGCACTTGTGTGTATAAAATCGCTGATAAATTTAGGCGTTAAATCTGTAGTATATGCTACGCCACTTATCGCATCTGATATATTATCATATTTTAATACCCTAGTTGATAGCTTATATTACGCTAAAAAAATAAGCAATTTTGTAGATGTGGATTTTTATTATAGTTCTAGAGTTAATGTAGAGTCTGTGATGTCTATTTTAGAAGATAGTCCGCACTATTTGCCATTACAAAAAATACAAAAATCAAAAGGAGATATAAATGCAGTGTAG
- a CDS encoding polyribonucleotide nucleotidyltransferase, with translation MQCSIEVNNQIQIFDLNKVAKQASGAVLLRVKNTVVLATIAKEDKQVEEDFLPLTVQYLEKQYAAGKIPGGYVKRETKPGEFETLTSRIIDRSLRPLFPKGYAYPTQIVVMVLSADPEVDLQVVGLNAASVALYLSDIPVERPVCGVRVGHIDGEFVLNPSNSELKKSTLDLYVAGVKDELLMIEMRSLPTMMSDLAPMMIVDPVVDMGLCSDFIQKQSMNEFGEDKMLEAIKFANEAIINGSNAYEEAFKDYKKPAANLEYKSEIENNDIAIYIDEFYKAEVKSAINQMAKSERASELSKIADKIASSDTAISESWDREIILNILGKYKKKIVREQIINESLRADGRGLKDVRPISIETNILPNAHGSCLFTRGQTQALVVATLGTDSDAQMSEILTEKGVVAEKFMFNYNFPGFSVGEASPIKAPGRRELGHGNLAKRALYPSIDLDSPYSIRLVSEILESNGSSSMASVCGGSLALRAAGIQSSKLVAGVAMGLVFEGDKHAVLTDIMGLEDHDGDMDFKVAGSKDGITALQMDIKLGGISYEVLQEALLQAKEAREHILAIMEKASDDIVINEEILPKLELFSVDPSKIVDIIGQAGKTIKEIIEKFDVSIDLDREKGEVKVAGAQKGRVEAAKEYIIQITQKDQKIKSGKKDSKSIDNFKLGEEFNGEVKKIATFGAFVSLRDGVDGLLHISKIKSPIKEGEFLNVKISEIKAGKISLDLV, from the coding sequence ATGCAGTGTAGCATAGAGGTAAATAATCAAATTCAAATTTTCGATCTAAACAAGGTCGCTAAACAAGCTAGCGGAGCAGTGCTTTTAAGAGTGAAAAATACCGTAGTATTAGCTACAATAGCCAAAGAAGATAAGCAAGTTGAAGAAGATTTTTTGCCTTTGACTGTTCAATATCTTGAGAAGCAATACGCAGCCGGCAAAATCCCAGGCGGATATGTCAAGCGTGAGACCAAGCCAGGAGAATTTGAGACTCTTACAAGTCGTATAATAGATAGAAGCCTTCGCCCATTATTTCCAAAAGGCTACGCATATCCTACGCAAATAGTAGTTATGGTATTAAGTGCAGATCCAGAGGTGGATTTACAAGTTGTTGGGTTAAATGCAGCTAGTGTGGCTCTGTATTTGAGTGATATACCAGTTGAGCGTCCAGTTTGTGGGGTGAGAGTTGGGCATATTGATGGTGAGTTTGTCTTAAATCCTAGCAATTCTGAATTGAAAAAATCAACCCTTGATCTATATGTAGCTGGTGTTAAAGATGAGCTTTTAATGATAGAGATGAGAAGTTTGCCAACTATGATGAGCGATCTAGCACCTATGATGATAGTAGATCCAGTGGTGGATATGGGGCTTTGTAGTGATTTTATTCAAAAGCAATCTATGAATGAATTTGGCGAAGATAAGATGCTTGAAGCGATTAAATTTGCTAATGAAGCTATCATAAATGGCTCTAATGCCTATGAAGAGGCCTTTAAAGATTATAAAAAACCAGCAGCAAATTTAGAGTATAAAAGCGAGATAGAAAATAACGATATCGCAATTTATATAGATGAGTTTTATAAAGCTGAGGTTAAAAGTGCTATAAATCAGATGGCAAAAAGCGAAAGAGCCAGTGAGTTAAGTAAAATCGCTGACAAAATCGCATCTAGTGATACCGCGATAAGCGAGTCTTGGGATAGGGAGATTATCTTAAATATCTTAGGAAAATATAAGAAAAAGATTGTAAGAGAGCAGATAATCAATGAAAGCCTTAGAGCTGATGGCAGAGGCTTAAAAGATGTAAGGCCTATTAGCATTGAGACAAATATATTACCAAATGCTCATGGTAGCTGTCTATTTACAAGAGGGCAGACTCAAGCCTTAGTCGTAGCTACCTTAGGGACTGATAGTGACGCACAAATGAGTGAGATATTAACAGAAAAGGGCGTTGTAGCAGAGAAATTTATGTTTAATTATAATTTTCCAGGATTTAGTGTAGGGGAGGCTAGCCCTATTAAAGCACCAGGTAGAAGAGAGTTAGGGCATGGAAATTTAGCCAAAAGAGCCTTATATCCAAGCATAGATCTAGATAGCCCATACTCTATTAGATTAGTTAGTGAAATTTTAGAAAGTAATGGCTCAAGCTCTATGGCTAGTGTGTGTGGTGGCTCTTTGGCGCTTAGGGCTGCGGGAATTCAAAGTTCTAAATTAGTAGCCGGTGTGGCTATGGGGCTAGTATTTGAAGGCGATAAACACGCAGTATTAACTGATATTATGGGCTTAGAAGATCATGATGGCGATATGGATTTTAAAGTTGCAGGTAGCAAAGATGGTATAACTGCACTTCAAATGGATATCAAGCTTGGTGGGATTAGCTATGAGGTGTTACAAGAAGCACTCTTACAAGCCAAAGAGGCTAGAGAGCATATCTTAGCCATTATGGAAAAAGCCAGTGATGATATAGTTATAAATGAAGAAATATTGCCAAAATTAGAACTATTTAGCGTAGATCCATCAAAAATAGTTGATATAATAGGTCAAGCTGGTAAGACTATTAAAGAGATAATTGAGAAATTTGATGTAAGCATCGACTTAGATAGAGAAAAAGGTGAAGTCAAAGTCGCAGGAGCACAAAAAGGCAGAGTAGAAGCTGCTAAAGAGTATATAATCCAAATCACCCAAAAAGACCAAAAAATCAAAAGCGGCAAAAAAGATAGCAAAAGTATAGATAACTTCAAGCTAGGAGAGGAATTCAATGGAGAGGTTAAAAAGATAGCTACATTTGGTGCTTTTGTATCGCTAAGAGATGGCGTAGATGGACTTTTACATATCTCAAAGATCAAATCTCCTATCAAAGAAGGGGAGTTTTTGAATGTAAAAATAAGCGAGATAAAAGCTGGTAAAATTTCACTAGATTTAGTTTAA
- a CDS encoding universal stress protein → MDVKKIFFPLVRNDEVENHIYGGLLIAKKFGAHIDFLSSQIDLELLSNLDMTISRSNMFESLKGAFATELNDQKNKNYQIFEKICAELGISIGDIAGTASAKFETQNGIRSRLYEYEAKFCDLVVAATPLKGEATSTFDATVINSGKNAIIIPNSMKKFNMDNILIGWNGTTSISRSLTNSINILKQAKNIHIIVTKKYDDTALDIKSRLFNYLKYHDIKATFEIVTTTNIPGEALLENTLKGNFDMVIASSYGEHGVKEIFLGGSTKYFLENTPVPVFM, encoded by the coding sequence ATGGATGTTAAAAAGATATTTTTCCCATTAGTTCGCAATGATGAGGTAGAAAATCACATATATGGTGGTTTGTTAATAGCTAAGAAATTTGGGGCTCACATAGATTTTTTATCGTCTCAAATAGATCTTGAGTTGCTCTCAAATTTGGATATGACAATCAGTAGAAGTAATATGTTTGAATCCTTAAAAGGTGCTTTTGCTACTGAATTAAATGATCAAAAAAACAAAAATTACCAAATTTTTGAAAAAATTTGCGCTGAATTAGGCATCAGCATCGGCGATATCGCAGGCACAGCAAGTGCGAAATTTGAGACACAAAATGGCATTAGAAGCCGCCTTTATGAGTATGAGGCGAAATTTTGCGATTTAGTTGTGGCAGCGACTCCATTAAAGGGTGAGGCGACATCTACATTTGATGCAACTGTGATAAATAGTGGTAAAAATGCGATCATAATTCCAAATTCAATGAAAAAATTTAATATGGATAATATATTAATTGGTTGGAATGGAACAACAAGTATCTCAAGAAGCCTTACAAACTCAATTAATATTTTAAAACAAGCCAAAAATATCCACATAATAGTTACCAAAAAATATGACGATACAGCCTTAGATATCAAATCCAGACTTTTTAATTACTTAAAATATCACGATATAAAGGCTACATTTGAGATTGTAACTACTACAAATATCCCGGGCGAGGCTTTATTAGAAAATACCTTAAAAGGCAATTTTGATATGGTTATAGCTAGTAGCTATGGAGAACATGGGGTAAAAGAGATATTTTTAGGTGGTAGCACGAAGTATTTCTTAGAAAATACTCCAGTGCCGGTATTTATGTAG
- a CDS encoding histidine triad nucleotide-binding protein translates to MSCIFDKIVAGQIPSNKVLEDDKFLAFHDINPKAPVHILIIPKKHYENFQEMDSTLMGEMTKFIQEVAIAIGVDKTGYRLVTNCGENSGQEVMHLHFHMLGGTMLKWTDNHQHDPKSSF, encoded by the coding sequence ATGTCTTGTATTTTTGATAAGATTGTAGCTGGTCAAATCCCTTCAAATAAGGTTTTAGAAGATGATAAATTTTTAGCGTTTCATGATATAAATCCTAAAGCGCCTGTTCATATCTTAATAATCCCTAAAAAACATTATGAAAATTTCCAAGAGATGGACTCAACCTTAATGGGTGAAATGACAAAATTCATCCAAGAAGTCGCAATCGCTATAGGTGTGGATAAAACCGGATATCGCTTAGTTACTAATTGTGGTGAAAATAGCGGTCAAGAGGTGATGCATCTACATTTTCATATGCTAGGTGGCACTATGCTTAAATGGACTGACAATCACCAACACGACCCAAAAAGTAGCTTCTAA
- the pheS gene encoding phenylalanine--tRNA ligase subunit alpha: MQDIINKIDSALNLDELEQIRLELFGKKGSITAEFNRLKDVEPENKKAYAQSLNIKRDTLTAKLNEKKLSLESEYIKSKMKSEAIDISLFNEPLSTGALHPVMETMDRIIEYFVAQNFSIETGPLIEDDFHNFEALNLPKYHPARDMQDTFYLKDFRLLRTHTSPVQVRTMLNQKPPIRMIAPGSVFRRDLDLTHTPMFHQVEGLVVEDGTKVSFANLKYILEDFLRYMFGDVKVRFRPSFFPFTEPSTEVDISCIFCSGCGCRVCKQTGWLEVLGSGVVDPNVFEAVGYKNVSGYAFGLGVERFAMLLHRIPDLRSLFEGDIRLLEQFK; encoded by the coding sequence TTGCAAGATATTATTAACAAGATCGACTCTGCTCTAAATTTAGATGAATTGGAGCAAATTCGGCTTGAGCTATTTGGTAAAAAGGGTAGCATTACGGCTGAATTTAATAGATTAAAAGATGTTGAGCCTGAAAATAAAAAGGCTTATGCCCAAAGTTTAAATATCAAAAGAGACACTCTGACAGCTAAGCTAAATGAGAAAAAACTTAGTTTAGAAAGTGAATATATTAAATCTAAGATGAAGAGTGAAGCTATCGATATATCACTATTTAATGAGCCTTTATCTACTGGCGCTTTACACCCTGTTATGGAGACTATGGATAGGATCATTGAGTATTTTGTAGCACAAAATTTCAGTATTGAAACTGGGCCGCTTATTGAAGATGATTTTCATAATTTCGAAGCTTTAAATTTGCCCAAATACCACCCAGCAAGGGATATGCAAGATACATTTTATTTAAAAGATTTTAGACTACTTAGAACTCACACTAGCCCAGTCCAAGTCCGCACCATGCTAAATCAAAAGCCACCGATCCGTATGATTGCGCCGGGGTCAGTATTTCGTAGGGATTTAGACCTTACTCACACTCCGATGTTTCATCAAGTAGAGGGCTTAGTCGTTGAAGATGGCACTAAGGTTAGCTTTGCGAATTTAAAATATATTTTAGAAGATTTTTTGAGATATATGTTTGGTGATGTTAAGGTTAGATTTCGCCCTAGCTTTTTCCCATTTACAGAGCCTAGTACCGAAGTAGATATTAGCTGTATTTTTTGTAGCGGGTGCGGATGTAGAGTCTGTAAGCAAACAGGTTGGCTAGAAGTCCTTGGTAGTGGCGTTGTAGATCCAAATGTATTTGAGGCTGTAGGGTATAAAAATGTGAGCGGATATGCTTTTGGGCTTGGAGTGGAGCGTTTTGCGATGTTGCTTCATAGAATTCCTGATCTTAGAAGCTTATTTGAAGGGGATATTAGACTATTGGAGCAGTTTAAATGA
- the pheT gene encoding phenylalanine--tRNA ligase subunit beta — protein sequence MIISKKWLNEIIDLSNFSTEQICAKLNSIGLEVDSVANIKIPDNIVVGYVKSCLKHENSDHLHVCEVDVGDRVLQIVCGAKNARADIYVAVALVGAVMPNGLEIKEAKLRGVQSSGMLCSSTELGLPKINDGIMILDDSIGELELGKALNEYDILNDDIIELELTPNRGDCLSIYGVARDLSAAFDITMRDEKPLSEDDRQLGIGRLLSIHCEDKIDGAFAYRAIGISQGFNQRLKLALRVAMIGSNKTTNLERVLEYITHYTGVIFRAYDHGKLASSSDEKIAINIKKSGNKLYEISSSDKILSIAGISQSSEARVDENTKIAIIEASYIDPNLVSELLGDNKNISKDEFTHRTARGSEPNLNYAMNILFNLFAKDSNISPYSGTQQVQLDKEQLTISFSASEISSMIGMQISSSDIAKILKKLGFDINANVEQEQIYAKVPLYRHDILNSHDICEEIVRIIGIDNIPSKALEYSEKNRTNQAYNRYKLSRDIRQKAANLGFFESVHYLFDNPAELKELGVACSSEALLNPINSELSILKPTLINHLLNATSFNIKNSKRSIKLFEFGDVISKDGIQRAKFGFVFSGLIGEPTLLNGAKPATIDFIYFANLIQNILGKIELRKSNDIEFLSEFEQAKVYQNGDYIGYIGRVNATIEQSRDLFKTYVFEIDFDNLKPIKKLANPYSKFQNLSRDLSIIMPKDMPYIRIKETIEKLDIKSLKEFLPVDIYSDESLGNSVSLSIKFTFQDDSKTLEDEEIVAIMDSILRALKENLGIGLR from the coding sequence ATGATAATAAGCAAAAAGTGGTTAAATGAGATTATAGATCTTTCAAATTTTAGCACCGAGCAGATCTGTGCTAAGCTAAATTCAATCGGATTAGAAGTAGATAGTGTTGCTAATATCAAAATTCCAGATAATATAGTTGTTGGCTATGTAAAAAGCTGTCTAAAGCATGAAAATAGCGACCATCTACATGTCTGTGAAGTTGATGTAGGAGATAGAGTTTTACAGATAGTTTGTGGTGCGAAAAATGCAAGAGCTGATATATATGTTGCTGTGGCTTTAGTAGGCGCTGTGATGCCAAATGGCTTAGAGATAAAAGAGGCAAAATTACGAGGCGTCCAAAGTAGCGGAATGCTATGCTCATCAACTGAATTAGGCCTACCTAAGATCAATGATGGGATTATGATCTTAGATGATAGCATTGGAGAGCTAGAACTTGGCAAAGCTCTTAATGAATATGATATTTTAAATGATGATATTATAGAGCTTGAGCTAACACCAAATCGTGGAGATTGTCTAAGCATTTATGGTGTTGCTAGGGATCTATCTGCGGCCTTTGATATCACAATGAGAGATGAAAAACCTCTTAGCGAAGATGATAGACAGCTTGGAATCGGTCGTTTGCTTAGCATACATTGCGAAGATAAGATAGATGGAGCCTTTGCTTATAGAGCCATTGGTATCTCACAAGGCTTTAATCAAAGGCTTAAACTTGCTCTTAGAGTTGCGATGATAGGCTCAAACAAAACTACAAATTTAGAGCGAGTATTGGAGTATATCACTCACTATACAGGGGTTATATTTAGAGCTTATGACCATGGCAAATTAGCAAGCAGTAGCGATGAAAAAATCGCTATAAATATCAAAAAATCAGGCAATAAATTATATGAAATTAGCTCTTCTGATAAGATACTTAGTATAGCAGGAATCTCTCAAAGCAGTGAAGCTAGAGTAGATGAAAATACCAAAATTGCGATAATAGAAGCTAGTTATATAGACCCAAATTTAGTATCAGAGTTGCTAGGCGATAACAAAAATATATCAAAAGATGAATTTACCCACAGAACAGCTCGTGGATCAGAGCCAAATTTAAATTATGCTATGAATATCTTATTTAATCTTTTTGCCAAAGATAGCAATATATCGCCATATTCTGGCACCCAACAAGTCCAATTAGATAAAGAGCAGCTAACGATCAGCTTTAGCGCATCTGAGATTAGCTCAATGATCGGAATGCAAATAAGTAGCAGCGATATTGCTAAAATTCTTAAAAAGCTTGGATTTGATATTAATGCCAATGTCGAACAAGAGCAGATATATGCCAAAGTCCCATTATATCGCCATGATATCTTAAATTCGCATGATATTTGCGAAGAGATTGTAAGAATAATCGGGATTGATAATATCCCGTCAAAAGCCTTAGAATATAGTGAAAAAAACCGCACAAATCAAGCATATAATAGATATAAATTATCTCGTGATATTAGACAAAAAGCTGCGAATTTAGGATTTTTTGAAAGTGTGCATTATCTATTTGATAATCCAGCCGAGCTAAAAGAATTAGGCGTGGCTTGCTCATCTGAAGCGTTGCTAAATCCGATAAATAGCGAACTTAGTATCTTAAAGCCAACTCTTATAAATCATCTATTAAACGCAACAAGCTTTAATATCAAAAACTCAAAAAGATCAATTAAGTTATTTGAATTTGGCGATGTTATTAGCAAAGATGGGATTCAAAGAGCTAAATTTGGTTTTGTTTTTAGCGGACTTATAGGCGAGCCAACACTTCTAAATGGGGCTAAACCAGCGACGATTGATTTTATATATTTTGCTAATTTAATCCAAAATATTTTAGGTAAAATTGAGCTAAGAAAATCAAACGATATTGAATTCCTAAGCGAATTTGAACAAGCAAAAGTCTATCAAAATGGTGATTATATCGGCTATATTGGTAGAGTAAATGCTACAATAGAACAAAGCAGAGATCTATTTAAAACCTATGTTTTCGAGATAGATTTTGACAATTTAAAACCTATAAAAAAACTAGCAAATCCATACTCCAAATTCCAAAACTTAAGTAGAGATTTAAGCATCATAATGCCAAAAGATATGCCTTATATCCGCATTAAAGAGACAATTGAGAAGTTAGATATTAAGAGCTTAAAAGAGTTTTTACCAGTTGATATCTATAGTGATGAGAGCTTAGGCAATAGCGTGAGTTTGAGTATTAAATTTACATTTCAAGATGATAGCAAAACACTTGAAGATGAAGAGATTGTAGCTATTATGGATAGTATTTTAAGAGCATTAAAAGAGAATTTGGGTATTGGATTAAGATGA